From one Candidatus Sulfotelmatobacter sp. genomic stretch:
- a CDS encoding protein kinase encodes MSAPPIKRIGKYEVIDLLGRGGMGLVYRAFDRQLNREVAIKTVTEGFTGDQEMLQRFYREAAKTGALKHPNIVIVYDLGEQDGFPYIVMEYLSGDPLDRVIQSAHPQPLAHKLKIIEQVCYALGYAHRNDVIHRDVKPANIIVQPDGVVKLLDFGIARQEKTDGRLTRTGHVIGTLQYMAPERLKNEAFDGRSDIFSVGIVMFQLLTGELPFTGDYGIVQKILSEKYPPLRQFLHEYPPALEGILDRSLAKNPNDRYSTADEMAAEVSSLAHELKKEQVVEWMERAERLVQEEQYGAARDVLLQLLKVDSQHTRARQLIAQVQQNLTLRQRAEQIRQLRNQAEEASADKRYEEAIGDLQEACSLDPANSELSDLLDTVKQKKRRRELIDGYLRQADSARDRGDLQSAEAVIAKALAVDGQDSRVRAAHVALARLIEEAARQAKAKQLLESARREINARHFTAAMEALAEVERVDPSNPELMTLQAAAKSGREQEARRRILEQLQNEVSLASTMEELTRAAQLVDEALERMPTEPILMKFKGNLARKLREAQTRRHVDEVVLRCRSLIETSPQEALNLVRDELQQVPGNERLLALQSSITAQISQHSAELSRAEYLTRAHEALSSGRYLEALRLLEICQKQGIASPEIAELMDFARQEADQHLKTNQLRGLLRQAQELMTRGSYRAVVDLLTPVANDPSAASLLFLLEDARTRLESLQREVDGCLRKVEALTSQEHYSAAVEFLASQPASVLDSETVQLALKQCRAAQENELAALRSLGKAYAALDRLEAGTDTLPGPGASELPLLARIVPIFTTRRKFSADRQLSSALAQARASIEAGDRKQAVITLKSAKHFTHYAANNLQEEWQALLKEAEKNKMFRRRG; translated from the coding sequence GTGAGCGCGCCACCTATCAAACGCATCGGCAAGTACGAGGTGATCGACCTTCTCGGTCGCGGGGGCATGGGTCTGGTCTACCGCGCCTTCGACCGCCAACTAAACCGCGAGGTCGCGATCAAGACCGTCACCGAAGGATTCACCGGCGACCAGGAAATGCTGCAGCGCTTCTACCGCGAGGCCGCCAAAACTGGGGCCCTGAAACATCCCAACATCGTCATCGTTTACGATCTCGGCGAACAGGACGGGTTCCCTTACATCGTGATGGAGTATCTATCCGGGGACCCTCTCGACCGCGTCATCCAGTCCGCCCACCCGCAGCCTTTGGCTCACAAGCTCAAGATCATCGAGCAGGTGTGCTATGCCCTGGGATACGCGCATCGCAATGACGTGATCCACCGCGACGTTAAGCCCGCCAACATCATTGTTCAACCCGACGGCGTAGTGAAGTTGCTGGACTTCGGCATCGCACGCCAGGAAAAAACCGACGGCCGGCTCACCCGCACCGGCCACGTCATCGGCACTCTCCAATACATGGCGCCCGAGCGCTTGAAAAACGAAGCCTTCGATGGCCGGTCCGATATTTTTTCCGTCGGAATCGTGATGTTTCAGTTGCTGACTGGAGAACTTCCTTTCACCGGCGACTATGGCATCGTCCAGAAAATCCTCTCCGAGAAATATCCTCCCTTGCGCCAATTCCTGCACGAGTATCCCCCGGCGCTGGAGGGTATTCTCGATCGTTCGCTCGCGAAAAATCCCAATGACCGCTATTCCACTGCCGACGAGATGGCCGCCGAAGTTTCGTCGCTGGCCCACGAGCTAAAAAAGGAACAGGTAGTCGAGTGGATGGAACGCGCCGAGCGCCTGGTTCAGGAAGAGCAATACGGCGCCGCGCGCGATGTTCTGCTTCAGTTGTTGAAAGTGGACAGCCAGCACACACGCGCACGCCAACTGATCGCGCAGGTGCAACAAAATCTCACCCTCCGCCAGCGTGCCGAACAGATCCGCCAATTGCGCAATCAAGCCGAAGAAGCCTCCGCGGACAAACGGTATGAAGAAGCCATCGGCGATCTCCAGGAGGCTTGCAGTCTCGATCCCGCGAATTCGGAACTGTCCGACCTGCTTGATACCGTTAAACAGAAAAAGCGCCGCCGCGAACTGATCGACGGATACCTGCGTCAGGCCGACAGTGCCCGCGACCGAGGCGATCTGCAAAGCGCCGAAGCCGTCATTGCCAAGGCGCTCGCAGTCGATGGCCAGGATTCGCGCGTACGCGCCGCCCACGTTGCCCTGGCCCGCCTGATCGAAGAAGCAGCTCGCCAGGCCAAAGCAAAACAGTTGCTCGAAAGTGCCCGCCGAGAGATCAACGCCCGCCACTTCACCGCCGCCATGGAAGCCCTCGCCGAAGTCGAACGCGTCGACCCATCGAATCCTGAGCTCATGACCTTGCAGGCCGCAGCCAAGTCCGGCCGCGAGCAAGAGGCGCGCCGCCGCATCCTCGAACAACTGCAAAACGAAGTCTCCCTCGCATCTACCATGGAGGAGCTTACTCGCGCCGCTCAACTCGTCGATGAGGCTCTCGAGCGCATGCCCACCGAGCCCATCCTGATGAAATTCAAAGGGAACTTGGCGCGCAAACTCCGCGAAGCCCAAACCCGCCGCCACGTCGATGAGGTCGTCCTGCGCTGTCGCAGCTTGATCGAGACTTCCCCCCAAGAAGCATTAAATCTCGTGCGCGACGAGTTGCAGCAAGTCCCAGGCAACGAGCGCCTGCTGGCTCTCCAATCCAGTATCACGGCACAGATTTCGCAGCACAGCGCGGAACTCTCCCGAGCTGAATATTTGACGCGGGCGCATGAAGCCCTCAGCAGCGGCAGATACCTTGAAGCCCTGCGCCTCCTCGAGATCTGCCAAAAGCAGGGCATCGCTTCTCCTGAGATCGCAGAGTTGATGGACTTCGCTCGCCAGGAAGCCGATCAACATCTCAAGACCAACCAACTTCGCGGATTGCTTCGTCAGGCCCAGGAACTGATGACCCGCGGTTCTTATCGCGCCGTCGTCGATCTGCTCACTCCCGTTGCCAACGATCCCTCGGCCGCGTCTCTTCTCTTTCTGCTGGAAGATGCGCGCACCCGCCTGGAATCGTTGCAACGCGAAGTCGACGGTTGTCTGCGAAAGGTCGAGGCTCTTACCAGCCAGGAACACTATTCTGCGGCGGTAGAATTTCTGGCATCGCAACCAGCATCCGTTCTCGACTCCGAAACGGTTCAACTTGCCCTGAAGCAATGTCGGGCCGCACAAGAGAATGAATTAGCCGCCCTTCGGTCGCTGGGAAAAGCCTACGCTGCTCTCGATCGTCTCGAAGCCGGCACTGACACGCTACCCGGGCCTGGAGCTTCAGAGCTGCCGCTGCTCGCGCGCATCGTTCCAATCTTCACCACGCGCCGCAAGTTCTCCGCCGATCGGCAGCTGTCGTCCGCCCTGGCACAAGCACGAGCGTCGATCGAAGCCGGTGATCGCAAGCAGGCGGTCATAACACTGAAATCGGCAAAACACTTCACGCATTACGCCGCCAACAATCTGCAGGAGGAATGGCAGGCGCTTCTCAAGGAAGCGGAAAAAAATAAAATGTTTAGGCGCCGCGGATGA
- the tssC gene encoding type VI secretion system contractile sheath large subunit, translated as MPETEKIAGSTAVVEQAAPSSLLDQIVEQGRFSDASARERGKGLIKEFVAQVLEGSMTLGRDADQMISARVAQIDHLISLQLNEVLHNAQFQKLESTWRGLKYLLDQSETGSQLKIRILNASKKDLLRDLQRAPEFDQSAMFKKVYEEEYGLFGGEPFGALVGDYEFSKHPEDLELLEKVSQVAASAHAPFLSAASSELLNMDSFTNLDQPRDIAKIFDSTEYAKWKGFRESEDSKYVCLTCPRVLMRLPYGRDTAPVEGFNFEEGVDGTDHSKYLWGNAAFALASKMTQAFATYGWCVAIRGVEGGGLVDGLPSHTFRTDEGDVALKCPTEIAITDRREKELADQGLVSLVHCKGTDKAAFFSIQSCNKPKLYDSDAATANARISAQLPYMMATCRFAHYLKAMMRDKIGGFMSRDDCWRFLNRWIGQYVTQDDKATQTTKAKFPLREARVDVEEVKGKPGVYRAIAYLRPHFQLDELSVSLRLVAELPAAAK; from the coding sequence ATGCCTGAGACTGAGAAAATAGCTGGTAGTACAGCCGTAGTAGAACAGGCTGCTCCGTCGAGCCTTCTCGACCAGATCGTGGAACAGGGGCGATTCAGCGATGCGAGTGCGCGGGAGCGTGGCAAGGGGCTGATCAAGGAATTCGTGGCCCAGGTGCTGGAAGGTTCGATGACGCTGGGGCGCGACGCCGACCAGATGATTTCCGCGCGCGTAGCGCAGATCGATCATTTGATTTCGCTCCAGTTAAACGAAGTCCTGCACAATGCGCAGTTCCAGAAACTGGAGTCCACCTGGCGCGGACTGAAGTATTTGCTGGACCAGTCGGAAACCGGCAGTCAGTTGAAGATTCGTATCCTGAACGCCTCGAAGAAGGACTTGCTGCGCGACTTGCAGCGGGCGCCTGAATTCGATCAAAGCGCGATGTTCAAGAAGGTTTACGAAGAAGAGTACGGACTGTTTGGCGGCGAACCGTTCGGCGCCCTGGTGGGCGATTATGAGTTCAGCAAGCATCCGGAAGATTTGGAATTGCTGGAGAAGGTCTCCCAGGTGGCGGCATCGGCTCACGCGCCTTTCCTGTCGGCGGCTTCCTCAGAGTTGCTGAACATGGACAGTTTCACCAATCTGGATCAGCCGCGGGATATCGCCAAGATCTTTGACAGCACCGAGTACGCCAAGTGGAAGGGATTCCGCGAGAGCGAAGACTCTAAGTATGTCTGCCTGACTTGCCCGCGGGTCTTGATGCGTCTGCCGTATGGCAGAGATACTGCGCCGGTGGAGGGATTCAACTTCGAAGAGGGCGTGGACGGCACGGATCACTCGAAGTATCTGTGGGGCAACGCGGCTTTTGCGCTGGCCTCGAAGATGACGCAGGCGTTCGCCACTTACGGATGGTGCGTCGCGATTCGCGGCGTCGAAGGCGGCGGTCTGGTCGACGGACTTCCTTCGCATACCTTCCGCACCGACGAAGGCGATGTCGCTTTGAAGTGCCCGACCGAGATTGCCATCACCGATCGCCGCGAAAAAGAACTGGCGGATCAAGGGCTGGTTTCTTTGGTCCACTGCAAAGGCACGGACAAGGCTGCGTTCTTCAGCATCCAGTCCTGCAACAAGCCCAAACTGTATGACAGCGATGCGGCGACGGCCAATGCGCGGATTTCGGCGCAGTTGCCGTACATGATGGCGACCTGCCGTTTTGCCCATTACCTGAAGGCGATGATGCGCGATAAAATCGGCGGCTTCATGTCACGCGACGATTGCTGGCGCTTCCTGAATCGCTGGATCGGCCAGTATGTCACGCAAGACGACAAGGCTACCCAGACGACCAAAGCCAAGTTCCCCTTGCGCGAAGCGAGGGTGGATGTGGAGGAAGTCAAAGGCAAGCCCGGAGTTTATCGTGCGATCGCTTATCTGCGGCCTCACTTCCAGCTCGACGAATTGAGTGTATCTCTCCGGTTGGTGGCGGAGTTGCCGGCGGCAGCAAAGTAA
- a CDS encoding Stp1/IreP family PP2C-type Ser/Thr phosphatase produces the protein MSLVIQAAGGTDIGLVRKNNEDNFGYDLRHGIFVVCDGMGGQQAGEIASKIAVDTVLDYFRRKEPNVDSVGGASFEAVSPRAISLASAIQLANQTIHESGARNANQAGMGSTIVAVAVDGDLFSIANVGDSRIYLIRKNEITQLTSDHSLVMEQVRRGLMTIEEAEQSKMQNVIVRALGTDDTVEPDLADHEFNLDDVLLLCTDGMSRYVKNEKIAEAVNQESLEKACADLIAAAKSGNSDDNITCLLLRAMHPSWKDRIFGRLSGQPGQKTST, from the coding sequence ATGAGTTTGGTAATCCAAGCCGCCGGCGGCACCGACATCGGCCTCGTTCGCAAAAACAACGAGGACAACTTCGGCTATGACCTGCGCCACGGAATTTTCGTGGTCTGTGACGGCATGGGCGGTCAGCAGGCCGGAGAAATCGCCAGCAAGATCGCCGTCGATACCGTTCTCGACTACTTCCGCCGCAAGGAACCGAATGTGGATTCTGTAGGCGGAGCCAGCTTCGAGGCAGTCTCGCCCCGAGCGATCAGCCTGGCCAGCGCCATCCAGTTGGCCAATCAGACCATCCACGAATCCGGAGCCAGAAACGCAAATCAGGCAGGCATGGGATCTACGATTGTGGCCGTCGCCGTCGACGGCGATCTTTTCTCCATCGCCAATGTCGGCGATAGTCGCATTTATCTCATCCGCAAGAACGAGATCACCCAGCTCACCAGCGACCACTCCCTTGTGATGGAGCAAGTCCGCCGCGGCCTTATGACGATCGAAGAAGCGGAACAATCCAAAATGCAGAACGTGATCGTTCGTGCCCTCGGCACCGACGATACCGTCGAGCCTGACCTGGCCGACCACGAATTCAATCTCGACGACGTGCTGCTGCTGTGCACCGACGGCATGTCGCGCTACGTGAAGAATGAGAAGATCGCCGAAGCCGTCAACCAGGAATCTCTCGAAAAGGCCTGCGCCGATCTGATTGCAGCGGCGAAAAGCGGCAATAGCGACGACAACATTACCTGCCTGCTCTTGCGCGCCATGCACCCTTCGTGGAAAGATCGCATCTTCGGCCGGCTATCCGGACAACCGGGCCAGAAAACCTCAACGTAG
- a CDS encoding ImcF-related family protein, whose protein sequence is MLYVITTLVLLVYLVVVWLLGRYMPLHGPADVWILRGVLALLGIIGAAVAYFFVYKVNKAKEGSEDGSAAQSGGAEDIDGLVREAVRRLKHSTLGRGTNLGSLPLVFVLGDAGSTKTTVLIHSALDPELLAGQVYRDNEVLATSTANIWYTRQAIFVDPAGGMMAQADRWRRLVRLLQPGRFSAAIGKRAQAPRAAVVCFDCESFLQPGASESAVSAARRLSVRLQEVSQLLGISFPVYVLFTKVDRIAFFADFVRGMSKDEASEVLGTTLPLRSLSAGVYADEETRRLTKAFDEIFYSLAERRIVLLQRENEGDKLPGIYEFPRELRKLRTLLVQFLVDLARPSQLGTNPFLRGFYFTGVRPVVVDDVVAAPEVPVEAADPGYSGAGATQIFRGVGAQLQVAPVAVRTGGSRRVPQWVFLTSLFNEVLVKDRVALATSGSSSRVNLLRRIALGAAVLIALICLTGFAVSFFRNRALETSVQDAVADLSTVKAVTTQPASLDDLRKLDNLRSELADLTDYKENGAPLSLRWGLYEGDQIYPDARHVYFERFRQLLLAETQKRVIDNLQILSGKSATNASNESYQKSYDELKAYLIMTDGTNDHDYAKSTPNFLTPVLVSHWIADRDIEKERKDLATTQFNFYATELAKGNPYPTGNSSYLIGGVRAYLKQFTGIDRYYALLLASVSQKEQNFNEQFSDSNGIIASSQKVKGAFTRDGFASVQKYLADSGAYTGGDDWVLGPISKDMDQDILRQTLTDKYNQDFVNSWNAVLKNSSVLGYGSYVDADKKLSRLSGVTSPLLELLYFISHNTDPASPDIKKPFDPVATVEPPGPSDKLPDHYILPSNKDYIDALGNLQVTIHALAQGTGAPDPVELGKVNDAVTAAYQAVGKVIDVVKADHQYGNEKQVRALLEEPIKSVEALMSRAPGDVANGSAKGYCMAFAGVEHKYPFDPASLQDAKVDDLNSLFAPTGEAWKKLNDDVKQFVIKNGSRYEVNPQAKVKPTRAFLEFLNKVEALSETLYSSGSPPAHFSYMLKQMPSHLEGVVLKIGQVTLEGKDAQRQFEWTGAAEEVSVSPKSGEISYVTENGPWAVFRFVARANRLPSGTLEWVVENNGKPSTIPGGNVIASYDYQLRVVGNGGNPFSDFRGMKCVGQVTH, encoded by the coding sequence ATGTTGTACGTAATCACCACGCTCGTACTGCTGGTGTATCTGGTGGTGGTTTGGCTTCTCGGCCGGTATATGCCTCTGCACGGGCCGGCGGACGTTTGGATTCTGCGCGGCGTTCTGGCTCTGCTGGGGATCATCGGCGCGGCCGTCGCATATTTCTTCGTATACAAAGTAAACAAGGCAAAAGAAGGTTCCGAAGATGGCAGTGCTGCGCAGTCGGGCGGCGCTGAGGATATCGATGGGTTGGTGCGGGAAGCAGTAAGACGCCTGAAGCACTCCACGCTGGGGCGCGGCACCAACCTGGGCAGCCTTCCGCTGGTGTTTGTCCTTGGGGACGCCGGTTCCACCAAGACGACGGTGCTAATTCATTCTGCGCTCGATCCGGAGTTGCTGGCGGGGCAGGTGTATCGGGACAACGAAGTGTTGGCCACCTCAACCGCAAACATCTGGTATACGCGGCAGGCAATTTTTGTGGATCCCGCGGGCGGGATGATGGCACAAGCGGACCGCTGGAGACGCCTGGTACGACTGCTGCAGCCTGGACGATTTTCGGCAGCGATTGGCAAACGGGCGCAAGCGCCGCGGGCGGCAGTAGTGTGCTTTGATTGCGAAAGCTTTCTGCAACCGGGCGCGAGTGAGAGCGCGGTTTCGGCGGCGCGCCGGCTGTCGGTGCGGCTACAGGAGGTTTCGCAGCTATTGGGAATCAGTTTTCCGGTCTATGTATTGTTCACCAAAGTGGACCGGATCGCCTTCTTCGCGGACTTTGTGCGGGGAATGAGCAAAGACGAAGCCTCAGAAGTTCTGGGAACGACATTACCGCTGCGTTCGCTGAGCGCGGGCGTGTATGCGGATGAAGAGACCCGACGGCTCACGAAAGCATTCGATGAGATTTTCTATTCACTGGCGGAGCGGCGCATTGTGCTGCTGCAGCGGGAAAATGAAGGCGACAAGCTGCCGGGCATTTACGAATTTCCCCGCGAACTGAGGAAGCTGCGCACGCTGCTGGTGCAATTTCTGGTGGATTTGGCGCGACCGAGCCAGTTGGGTACGAATCCGTTTCTGCGAGGGTTTTACTTTACCGGGGTGCGGCCCGTGGTGGTGGACGACGTGGTGGCGGCGCCGGAAGTTCCGGTGGAAGCGGCAGACCCGGGATACAGCGGCGCCGGTGCTACGCAAATCTTTCGCGGGGTGGGTGCGCAACTACAAGTGGCGCCGGTGGCGGTGCGAACCGGGGGATCCCGCCGTGTGCCCCAGTGGGTTTTCCTGACCAGCTTGTTTAACGAAGTTCTGGTGAAAGACCGAGTCGCGCTGGCGACCAGCGGCAGCAGTTCGCGGGTGAATCTGCTGCGCCGCATCGCGTTGGGAGCGGCCGTTCTTATTGCGCTCATCTGTTTGACCGGCTTCGCGGTTTCGTTTTTTCGCAATCGAGCGCTCGAGACCAGTGTGCAGGATGCCGTTGCGGACTTGAGCACGGTGAAAGCCGTGACGACTCAGCCGGCAAGTTTGGACGACCTGAGAAAGCTGGACAATCTGCGGAGCGAACTTGCCGATCTCACCGACTACAAGGAAAATGGAGCGCCTCTCAGCTTGCGTTGGGGCTTGTATGAAGGCGACCAGATCTATCCAGATGCAAGACACGTTTATTTCGAGCGCTTTCGGCAACTGTTGTTGGCGGAAACGCAGAAGCGCGTGATTGACAATTTGCAGATCTTGTCAGGAAAGTCGGCGACCAACGCGTCCAATGAGAGTTATCAAAAGAGTTATGACGAGTTGAAGGCCTACTTAATCATGACCGATGGCACCAACGATCATGACTATGCCAAGAGCACGCCAAACTTTCTGACACCCGTTCTAGTATCCCATTGGATTGCCGATCGCGACATCGAGAAGGAGCGGAAAGATCTGGCGACTACGCAGTTCAATTTCTACGCCACAGAACTGGCGAAAGGAAATCCATATCCGACGGGAAACTCCAGCTATCTGATCGGCGGGGTGCGCGCTTACTTGAAGCAGTTTACGGGAATCGATCGGTACTATGCGCTACTGCTAGCGAGCGTGTCGCAGAAAGAGCAGAACTTTAACGAGCAGTTTTCCGATTCCAATGGAATTATCGCGAGCAGCCAAAAGGTGAAAGGGGCGTTCACGCGCGACGGCTTCGCGTCTGTGCAAAAGTATTTAGCCGACTCCGGTGCCTACACCGGCGGCGACGACTGGGTCTTGGGCCCGATTTCTAAAGACATGGACCAGGACATCCTTCGCCAAACGCTGACGGACAAGTACAACCAGGACTTCGTTAACTCGTGGAACGCGGTGCTGAAGAACTCGTCGGTTCTCGGTTATGGCAGTTACGTGGATGCGGACAAGAAGTTGAGCAGACTATCCGGGGTCACTTCGCCGTTGCTCGAGTTGTTGTATTTCATATCCCACAATACAGATCCCGCGTCGCCCGACATTAAAAAGCCATTTGATCCCGTAGCGACGGTTGAGCCACCGGGGCCATCGGACAAGCTTCCGGATCACTACATACTTCCCTCCAACAAAGATTACATCGATGCTTTAGGCAATCTGCAGGTCACGATCCATGCTCTGGCGCAGGGGACGGGTGCGCCCGATCCGGTCGAATTGGGGAAAGTAAACGACGCCGTCACCGCTGCCTATCAGGCCGTTGGAAAGGTAATCGACGTAGTGAAAGCGGATCACCAGTATGGGAACGAGAAGCAGGTACGAGCGCTGTTGGAGGAGCCGATTAAGAGCGTCGAAGCATTGATGAGCCGGGCGCCTGGCGACGTTGCGAACGGCTCGGCAAAAGGGTACTGTATGGCATTCGCAGGCGTGGAGCACAAGTATCCTTTCGACCCCGCTTCGTTGCAGGATGCGAAGGTCGATGATCTGAACTCGCTTTTCGCGCCAACTGGCGAGGCGTGGAAGAAGCTGAACGACGATGTCAAGCAGTTCGTGATCAAGAATGGAAGCCGATACGAAGTGAATCCTCAGGCCAAAGTAAAACCGACACGTGCATTCTTAGAATTCCTGAACAAAGTCGAGGCCTTGAGCGAGACCCTGTACTCAAGCGGCTCACCGCCGGCGCATTTCTCTTATATGTTGAAGCAGATGCCCAGCCATCTTGAGGGAGTCGTGTTGAAGATCGGACAGGTAACGCTCGAGGGCAAGGATGCGCAGCGTCAATTTGAATGGACCGGCGCAGCTGAGGAAGTTTCGGTCTCCCCAAAGAGCGGCGAGATTTCTTACGTCACGGAGAATGGACCCTGGGCGGTGTTCAGATTTGTGGCTCGCGCCAATCGATTGCCTTCGGGAACGCTGGAGTGGGTTGTCGAGAACAATGGGAAGCCTTCGACCATTCCAGGCGGAAATGTGATTGCATCGTATGACTATCAGTTACGAGTGGTGGGGAATGGTGGGAATCCGTTTAGCGATTTCCGCGGCATGAAGTGTGTGGGGCAGGTCACGCATTAG
- the tssB gene encoding type VI secretion system contractile sheath small subunit: protein MAKPSTQHKLDRVRPPRVQITYDVETGGAIEIKELPFVVGVLGDFTGQPEQPLPKLKERRFVEVTPDNFDSVLESMKPHLSFAVENKLSEDSNAGQIRVDLKFKSLEDFEPEQVARQVKPLKELLDLRTRLNDLKGTLQTNDKLDEALLDAVSKTDKLDKLKSEVGKGEPNA from the coding sequence ATGGCAAAACCGAGCACGCAGCACAAATTAGATCGGGTGCGTCCGCCTCGCGTACAGATCACCTACGATGTGGAAACCGGCGGCGCGATTGAGATTAAAGAACTGCCGTTCGTCGTGGGAGTCCTGGGCGACTTCACCGGCCAACCCGAACAACCACTACCCAAGTTGAAGGAACGCCGGTTCGTCGAAGTTACCCCTGACAACTTCGATTCCGTGCTGGAAAGCATGAAACCACATTTGTCGTTTGCGGTGGAAAACAAGTTGAGCGAAGACTCGAATGCCGGCCAAATACGCGTCGATCTGAAGTTCAAGAGCCTGGAAGATTTCGAACCCGAGCAAGTAGCGCGGCAAGTAAAACCGTTGAAGGAGTTGCTCGACCTGCGCACGCGGCTCAACGATCTGAAGGGCACGCTCCAGACGAACGACAAACTGGACGAGGCTTTGCTCGATGCGGTGAGCAAAACCGACAAGCTCGACAAACTGAAATCCGAAGTCGGGAAGGGAGAACCCAATGCCTGA
- a CDS encoding type VI secretion system contractile sheath large subunit produces MPKPFDFGAINLTTGEDSSRAHPTPETPFCVAILGDFSGRANRRIVNVETIGERRAVLVDRDNFDEVLSRAGVEIRLAMGNDSLQLRFSELDDFHPDRVFQNLEIFGKLRDLRGRLQDSARFREAADELELGSSAAVRESERLEALPAAAPVASRLASGSLLDEMIEQSEARAITSSYERSNERSGKRRDDVGEFARRIVAQHLVNSPDPRQPEVLAVIDNAIGGLMSAILHHPDWQALEAIWRATFLLVRQLETGSNLKLYLFDITKQELAADLGSGNDLRNTGTYRLLVEKSVGTQGAEPWAILVGNYRFGPSEDDTRLLFRMAEVAQGAGAPFLAEAEAQLLGCSSLESTPHPREWALPGKLARWSELRRQTEASAVGLALPRFLLRLPYGKKTSALESFDFEEMTDKRVHEDYLWGNPAFATALLLAESFSEAGWEMHPGSVAQIDNLPIHVYSRNGQLESQPCAEVALPEDAVERMIEDGLIPLISFKDRDLVRVARFQSVADPARGLAGRWVK; encoded by the coding sequence ATGCCGAAACCATTTGACTTCGGTGCCATCAATCTGACGACGGGCGAGGATAGCTCAAGAGCGCATCCCACGCCGGAGACACCGTTTTGCGTTGCGATTCTGGGTGACTTCAGTGGGCGGGCGAATCGCAGAATTGTCAACGTCGAGACGATCGGCGAGCGCCGCGCCGTGTTGGTGGATCGAGACAACTTCGATGAAGTGCTGTCCCGCGCAGGCGTTGAAATTCGGCTGGCGATGGGTAACGATTCGCTCCAGTTGCGATTTTCCGAGCTGGACGATTTTCATCCCGACCGCGTTTTTCAAAATCTCGAGATCTTCGGGAAGCTGCGGGACCTCCGGGGACGCCTGCAAGATTCTGCGAGGTTTAGGGAAGCGGCGGATGAATTGGAATTGGGTTCGAGTGCTGCGGTACGAGAGTCTGAAAGGCTAGAAGCCTTGCCTGCGGCTGCCCCAGTCGCCTCTCGATTGGCCTCTGGCAGTCTGCTGGACGAAATGATCGAGCAGAGCGAGGCTCGCGCCATCACGTCTTCGTATGAGAGATCGAATGAACGATCTGGTAAACGGCGCGATGACGTGGGCGAGTTCGCGCGACGGATAGTCGCGCAGCACCTGGTGAACAGTCCTGATCCTCGGCAGCCGGAGGTGCTGGCCGTAATCGACAACGCGATCGGCGGCTTGATGAGCGCGATTCTGCACCATCCCGACTGGCAGGCACTGGAGGCGATCTGGCGGGCGACGTTTCTTCTGGTGCGGCAACTCGAAACCGGGTCGAACCTCAAGCTTTATTTGTTCGATATCACCAAGCAGGAATTGGCGGCCGACCTGGGTTCGGGAAATGACCTGAGGAATACGGGTACTTATCGACTGCTCGTGGAAAAGAGTGTTGGAACTCAAGGCGCTGAGCCGTGGGCAATTCTCGTGGGGAACTACCGTTTCGGTCCGTCGGAGGATGACACAAGACTCCTTTTTCGGATGGCCGAGGTCGCACAAGGAGCTGGCGCGCCATTCCTGGCCGAAGCCGAAGCTCAGCTTCTGGGCTGCTCATCACTCGAGTCCACGCCTCATCCCAGAGAATGGGCTCTGCCCGGGAAACTAGCTCGCTGGTCGGAACTGCGGCGGCAGACGGAAGCATCTGCGGTTGGACTGGCGCTGCCCCGATTCCTGCTCCGTCTGCCATACGGCAAGAAGACCTCAGCTTTAGAGTCATTCGACTTCGAAGAAATGACTGACAAGCGGGTTCACGAAGACTACCTGTGGGGAAATCCGGCTTTTGCGACTGCGCTCCTGCTGGCGGAATCCTTCAGTGAAGCGGGCTGGGAGATGCATCCAGGGAGCGTGGCGCAAATTGACAACCTGCCGATTCATGTCTACAGCCGGAATGGGCAGCTGGAATCGCAGCCGTGTGCCGAAGTTGCGCTGCCCGAGGATGCGGTCGAACGCATGATCGAGGACGGGTTGATTCCGCTGATTTCGTTCAAGGACCGGGACCTGGTGCGCGTGGCGAGATTTCAATCGGTCGCCGATCCAGCGCGGGGCCTGGCGGGACGGTGGGTGAAATAG